One Ailuropoda melanoleuca isolate Jingjing chromosome 14, ASM200744v2, whole genome shotgun sequence DNA segment encodes these proteins:
- the LOC117795988 gene encoding proteasome subunit beta type-6-like, producing MAATVVAARGPGSAPAWGPEAITPDWESREVSTGTTIMAVQFEGGVVLGADSRTTTGSYIANGVTDKLTPIHDRIFCCRSGSAADTQAVADAVTYQLGFHSIELNEPPLVHTAASLFKEMCYRYREDLMAGIIIAGWDPQEGGQVYSVPMGGMMVRQSFAIGGSGSSYIYGYVDATYREGMTKEECLQFTANALALAMERDGSSGGVIRLAAIAESGVERQVLLGDQIPKFTIATLPPP from the exons ATGGCGGCCACTGTAGTAGCCGCTCGAGGACCGGGGTCCGCGCCGGCCTGGGGTCCCGAGGCCATTACCCCTGACTGGGAAAGCCGGGAAGTCTCCACAGGGACCACTATCATGGCCGTGCAGTTTGAAGGGGGCGTGGTTCTGGGAGCCGACTCCAGAACGACCACTGGGTCCTACATCGCCAATGGAGTGACTGACAAGTTGACACCTATTCACGACCGTATTTTCTGCTGCCGCTCGGGCTCAGCTGCTGACACGCAGGCAGTAGCCGATGCGGTCACTTACCAGCTTGGTTTCCACAGCATTGAGCTGAATGAGCCTCCGCTGGTACACACGGCAGCCAGCCTCTTTAAGGAGATGTGTTACCGATACCGGGAGGACCTGATGGCGGGAATCATCATTGCGGGCTGGGACCCGCAAGAGGGTGGGCAG GTGTACTCAGTGCCCATGGGGGGTATGATGGTAAGGCAGTCCTTTGCCATTGGAGGTTCTGGGAGCTCCTACATCTATGGCTATGTCGATGCTACCTACCGGGAAGGCATGACCAAAGAGGAGTGTCTGCAGTTCACTGCCAATG CTCTCGCCTTGGCCATGGAGCGGGACGGCTCCAGCGGAGGGGTGATCCGCCTGGCAGCCATTGCGGAATCAGGGGTAGAGCGGCAGGTACTTTTGGGAGACCAGATTCCGAAATTCACCATTGCCACTTTACCACCCCCCTGA